The proteins below are encoded in one region of Phormidium ambiguum IAM M-71:
- the hpsE gene encoding hormogonium polysaccharide biosynthesis glycosyltransferase HpsE, whose translation MVDITVAIPTYNGEKRLPNVLEKLRSQINTEQINWEILIVDNNSNDNTVQIVKNYQNEAKFPYPLRYCFESKQGLATARQRAINESNSTFVAFLDDDNLPTPNWVNAAYLFGKTHPQAGAYSGQIHAELEVQPPENFQRIQAFLAIREHGSEPHLFKPELLRLPPGAGLVIRKQAWIENVPLHTILQGRINGSMIAGDDYEALLYIHKAGWEIWYNPDMHIYHQIPHWRLERNYLLPLCRGCGLATCQLRLINTKNWQKPIIIGRTLLGNLRRVTLHYIKYRKQLKTDLIAACEMEFYLGSLMSPFYIFNLKKSSI comes from the coding sequence ATGGTTGATATCACGGTTGCTATACCTACGTATAATGGGGAAAAGCGGTTGCCTAACGTACTAGAAAAATTGCGATCGCAAATTAACACCGAACAAATTAACTGGGAAATATTAATTGTAGATAATAACAGCAATGACAATACTGTTCAAATTGTTAAAAATTATCAAAACGAAGCAAAATTTCCCTATCCACTTAGATATTGTTTTGAATCTAAACAGGGTTTAGCAACAGCAAGACAACGAGCAATTAATGAATCCAATAGCACGTTTGTTGCTTTTCTTGATGATGATAATCTACCGACTCCTAACTGGGTTAATGCAGCTTATTTGTTTGGAAAAACTCATCCTCAAGCAGGTGCTTACAGTGGTCAAATTCACGCAGAACTAGAAGTACAACCACCGGAAAATTTTCAAAGAATACAAGCATTTTTAGCTATCCGAGAACATGGTTCTGAACCTCATTTATTTAAACCAGAACTATTAAGACTTCCTCCTGGCGCTGGGTTAGTTATTCGCAAACAAGCATGGATTGAAAATGTTCCCCTGCACACTATTCTCCAAGGAAGAATCAATGGCTCAATGATAGCAGGAGATGATTATGAAGCATTGCTGTATATTCATAAAGCAGGGTGGGAAATTTGGTATAACCCCGATATGCACATTTATCACCAAATCCCCCACTGGCGATTAGAGAGAAATTACTTACTTCCTTTGTGTCGTGGATGTGGTCTAGCAACTTGTCAACTGAGATTAATTAATACTAAAAATTGGCAAAAACCGATTATAATTGGTAGAACTTTGCTTGGTAATTTGCGGCGAGTTACACTACATTACATTAAGTATCGAAAACAACTTAAAACTGATCTAATCGCTGCTTGTGAAATGGAATTTTACTTAGGCAGCTTAATGAGTCCATTTTATATTTTTAACCTGAAGAAATCATCAATCTAG
- the clpB gene encoding ATP-dependent chaperone ClpB, with the protein MQPTDATKFTDKAWEAIVKSQEVARRFQNQYLEVEHLALALLEQEGLTQRILNRAGVEPTRLFQQLESYTKVQPKLPRIDQLYLGKSLDVMLDRAESARENWQDTYISVEHLLLAFTEDERVGRRLMKAYDVDGKKLEATVKTIRGNQKVTDQNPENRYEALEKYGRDLTEQAKSGKLDPVIGRDDEIRRVVQVLSRRSKNNPVLIGEPGVGKTAIAEGLAQRIVNGDVPESLKNRRLISLDMGSLVAGAKYRGEFEDRLRAVLKEVTNSEGQIVLFIDELHTVVGAGANSQGSMDAGNLLKPMLARGELRCIGATTLDEYRKYIEKDAALERRFQQVYVNQPTVEDTISILRGLKERYEVHHGVKITDSALVAAATLSQRYITDRFLPDKAIDLVDEAAAKLKMEITSKPEELEAIDRRVMQLEMEKLSIEGEESQVSQERLQRIENEILELKTEQETLSSQWQGEKQLLEAINAMKEEEEQLRVQIEQAERAYDLNKAAQLKYGKLEGLQREREAKETELLKVQAEGSTLLREQVTESDIAEIVGKWTGIPISRLLESERQKLLQLEAQLHQKVIGQQEAVSSVAAAIRRARAGMKDPGRPIGSFLFMGPTGVGKTELARALAQFLFDAEDALVRIDMSEYMEKHAVSRLIGAPPGYVGYEEGGQLSEAIRRRPYSVVLLDEVEKAHPDVFNILLQVLDDGRITDSQGRTVDFRNTVIVMTSNIGGDRILDFSGDDSRYEEMRKQVMDALRKHFRPEFLNRVDDIILFHTLSRNELRQIVGIQLKRIHNLLADQKISIELTAKAQDHLAEAGFDPVYGARPLKRAIQRQLENPLATLLLESKFAAGDTIVVDCQDNDLTFSKKETLILQPQTMTN; encoded by the coding sequence GTGCAACCTACTGATGCTACTAAATTTACCGATAAAGCTTGGGAAGCGATCGTCAAATCTCAAGAAGTAGCGCGGCGCTTTCAAAATCAATATCTAGAGGTAGAACATTTAGCACTTGCGCTTTTGGAACAAGAAGGACTAACTCAACGCATTTTAAACCGCGCAGGTGTGGAACCTACCCGCCTGTTTCAACAGTTAGAATCTTATACAAAAGTTCAACCAAAACTTCCCAGAATCGATCAATTATATCTAGGAAAAAGCTTAGATGTGATGCTCGATCGTGCAGAATCAGCAAGAGAAAACTGGCAAGATACTTATATTTCTGTCGAACATTTACTCCTAGCTTTTACCGAAGACGAAAGAGTAGGTCGCAGATTAATGAAAGCTTATGATGTAGATGGCAAAAAGTTAGAAGCAACAGTTAAAACAATTCGGGGAAATCAAAAAGTTACCGATCAAAATCCCGAAAATCGTTATGAAGCATTAGAAAAGTATGGGCGGGATTTAACCGAACAAGCAAAATCAGGCAAACTTGACCCTGTAATTGGGCGCGATGATGAAATTCGTCGGGTGGTTCAAGTATTATCGAGAAGGTCAAAAAATAACCCGGTTTTGATTGGGGAACCTGGAGTTGGAAAAACGGCAATTGCAGAAGGTTTAGCCCAAAGAATTGTGAATGGTGATGTTCCTGAATCTTTGAAAAATCGCCGCTTAATTTCTTTAGATATGGGGAGTTTAGTGGCGGGGGCAAAATATCGCGGAGAATTTGAAGATAGACTCCGGGCGGTACTCAAAGAAGTTACTAATTCCGAAGGGCAAATCGTCCTATTTATTGATGAATTACACACTGTTGTTGGCGCGGGTGCAAATAGTCAAGGATCGATGGATGCGGGGAATTTGCTAAAACCAATGTTAGCCAGAGGAGAGTTGCGTTGTATTGGCGCGACAACTTTGGATGAGTACCGCAAATATATTGAAAAAGATGCGGCTTTAGAACGGAGATTTCAACAAGTTTATGTTAATCAACCAACGGTAGAAGATACGATTTCAATTTTGCGCGGGTTGAAAGAACGTTACGAAGTTCATCACGGAGTTAAGATTACTGACTCGGCGTTAGTGGCGGCGGCGACACTTTCCCAACGTTATATTACCGATCGATTTTTGCCGGATAAAGCGATCGATCTAGTAGACGAAGCAGCTGCGAAATTGAAAATGGAAATCACTTCTAAACCGGAAGAGTTGGAAGCGATCGATCGCCGTGTCATGCAATTGGAAATGGAAAAACTTTCTATAGAAGGGGAAGAAAGTCAAGTTTCTCAAGAAAGATTGCAGCGAATTGAAAATGAAATTTTGGAATTAAAAACCGAACAAGAAACCCTTTCTTCTCAATGGCAAGGAGAAAAGCAACTTTTAGAAGCAATTAATGCCATGAAAGAAGAAGAAGAACAACTGCGGGTGCAAATTGAACAAGCAGAAAGGGCTTATGATTTAAACAAAGCAGCACAATTAAAATATGGGAAATTGGAAGGTTTGCAACGCGAAAGAGAAGCAAAAGAAACCGAACTTTTAAAAGTACAAGCAGAAGGTTCTACTTTATTAAGAGAACAAGTTACAGAATCAGATATTGCCGAAATTGTCGGAAAATGGACGGGAATTCCTATTAGTAGATTATTGGAATCAGAACGACAAAAATTACTGCAATTAGAAGCACAATTACACCAAAAAGTCATCGGACAACAAGAAGCTGTATCATCAGTTGCAGCAGCAATTCGTCGCGCCAGAGCGGGAATGAAAGACCCTGGAAGACCTATTGGTTCTTTTTTATTCATGGGTCCAACGGGTGTGGGAAAAACCGAATTAGCCCGTGCTTTGGCGCAATTTCTATTTGATGCAGAAGACGCTTTAGTCAGAATTGATATGTCCGAGTATATGGAAAAACACGCCGTTTCTCGGTTAATTGGTGCGCCTCCGGGGTATGTGGGATATGAAGAAGGCGGACAACTTTCAGAAGCAATTAGAAGGCGACCTTATTCGGTAGTGTTATTAGATGAAGTGGAAAAAGCACACCCGGATGTTTTCAATATTTTGTTGCAAGTTTTAGATGATGGGAGGATTACTGATTCGCAGGGGAGAACGGTAGATTTTCGCAATACTGTAATTGTAATGACAAGTAATATCGGAGGCGATCGCATTCTCGATTTCAGCGGCGATGATTCCCGTTACGAAGAAATGCGAAAACAAGTAATGGACGCTTTAAGAAAACATTTCCGCCCGGAATTCTTAAATCGCGTCGATGATATTATCTTGTTCCATACCTTAAGTCGCAACGAATTACGGCAAATTGTTGGTATTCAATTAAAACGCATTCACAATTTACTTGCTGACCAAAAAATTAGCATTGAACTAACAGCAAAAGCTCAAGATCATTTAGCAGAGGCAGGTTTCGATCCTGTTTATGGTGCACGTCCTTTAAAACGGGCAATTCAGCGACAATTAGAAAATCCTTTAGCAACTTTGTTGTTAGAAAGTAAGTTTGCCGCAGGAGACACAATTGTAGTTGATTGTCAGGATAATGACCTAACTTTTAGTAAGAAAGAAACTCTGATTCTACAACCTCAAACAATGACAAATTGA
- a CDS encoding YciI family protein: protein MPWFVKIEEGIVDKVTFDQYIPAHKAFVRDLIAKGHQAKSGYWGEFGGGMLLFQAASIDEAKTIVAQDPLVKNGCVKYKLHQWCVVVE from the coding sequence ATGCCTTGGTTTGTCAAAATAGAAGAAGGAATTGTCGATAAAGTTACTTTTGACCAATATATACCCGCACATAAAGCTTTTGTCCGCGATTTAATCGCCAAAGGACACCAAGCGAAAAGTGGCTACTGGGGAGAGTTTGGCGGCGGAATGTTACTTTTTCAAGCAGCGTCAATAGATGAGGCAAAAACAATAGTCGCCCAAGATCCTTTGGTAAAAAATGGTTGTGTTAAATACAAACTTCATCAATGGTGTGTTGTAGTAGAGTGA
- a CDS encoding glycosyltransferase translates to MPVISVIIPVCNGEKTIKETVDSVINQTFSDFELIIINDGSTDKTLEIISQIKDDRLTVSSYPNAGLSASRNRGIYLAKGEYISFIDADDLWTPDKLESQLKALQENPEAAVAYSWTDCIDESGKFLGKGSYLSFSGDIRANLLLHNFIDSGSNVLIRTEALKKVGNFDESRKSCEDWDMWLRLASEYSFVVVSKPQILYRMSATSMSVNFLRMEAESMEVIDRTCDRNPTYFSPLKRLSKGNIYKYLLFRSLKSSPNQQNSLISGKFLWQSLRYDADLLRTKVIGKILLRIITQFFLPSKIAEGYITQFKRLYNVDALLIYMKKGVPWKNK, encoded by the coding sequence ATGCCAGTAATTTCTGTAATTATTCCAGTTTGTAATGGTGAAAAAACAATTAAAGAAACTGTTGATTCAGTTATAAACCAAACTTTTAGTGATTTTGAATTAATTATAATTAATGACGGTTCAACAGATAAAACTTTAGAAATTATTTCTCAGATTAAAGATGATAGATTAACAGTGTCTTCCTATCCGAATGCAGGTTTATCAGCTAGCCGTAATCGGGGAATTTATTTGGCAAAAGGAGAGTATATTTCTTTTATAGATGCGGATGATTTGTGGACTCCTGATAAATTAGAATCGCAATTGAAAGCACTGCAAGAAAATCCAGAAGCGGCAGTAGCTTACAGTTGGACTGATTGTATAGATGAATCAGGTAAATTTTTGGGTAAAGGTAGTTATTTAAGTTTTAGCGGGGATATTAGAGCGAATCTTTTATTACATAATTTTATAGATAGTGGATCAAATGTTTTAATCCGCACTGAGGCTTTAAAAAAAGTTGGTAATTTTGATGAATCGCGGAAATCTTGTGAAGATTGGGATATGTGGCTACGGTTAGCTTCTGAGTATAGCTTTGTTGTGGTATCGAAGCCACAAATTTTGTATCGAATGTCTGCTACTTCAATGTCTGTCAATTTTTTGCGAATGGAGGCAGAGAGTATGGAAGTAATTGATAGAACTTGCGATCGCAATCCTACATATTTTTCACCCCTGAAGCGTTTAAGTAAAGGAAATATTTATAAGTATTTGCTGTTTCGATCGCTTAAGTCATCTCCTAATCAACAAAACAGCCTAATTAGTGGAAAGTTTTTATGGCAATCTTTAAGATATGATGCCGATTTGCTAAGAACCAAAGTTATTGGGAAAATTTTGCTGAGAATAATCACTCAATTTTTCTTGCCAAGCAAAATAGCTGAAGGATACATAACTCAATTTAAAAGATTATATAATGTTGATGCTTTACTAATATATATGAAAAAGGGAGTACCTTGGAAAAATAAATAA
- a CDS encoding type II toxin-antitoxin system VapC family toxin, translated as MYLLDTDHLTILERGGQDAQILLARLSNINPNEVVATTIVTYEEQTRGWLSFMAKSRSLEAQVEAYQKLQQHIVNFCSIPVIGFETPAAAIFQNLKKTYPRLGPMDLKIAAIVIANNATLLTRNMSDFSKIKDLKAEDWTINSP; from the coding sequence ATGTACCTTTTAGATACTGACCATCTGACCATTTTAGAACGGGGCGGACAGGACGCGCAAATTTTACTAGCAAGACTATCCAACATCAATCCAAATGAAGTAGTAGCTACAACAATTGTTACTTATGAAGAGCAAACACGGGGTTGGCTTAGTTTCATGGCTAAATCACGTTCTTTAGAAGCTCAAGTGGAAGCATATCAAAAATTACAACAACATATTGTTAACTTCTGTAGCATACCAGTGATAGGTTTTGAAACACCAGCAGCCGCCATATTTCAAAATCTTAAAAAGACCTATCCTCGCCTTGGTCCAATGGACTTAAAAATAGCTGCAATTGTGATCGCTAATAATGCTACGCTACTAACTCGTAATATGTCTGATTTCAGTAAAATTAAAGATTTGAAAGCTGAGGATTGGACAATTAATAGTCCGTAG
- a CDS encoding FkbM family methyltransferase, which produces MSKPTLVEMEGIKLKINDYFSQSIKDNIYRGYYEIYELSIIKSQLSPQDIVLEIGAGIGFISTYCAKRIGSEKVFSYEANPELEKHIRNTYQLNNVFPTLELCLVGNQTGEQTFYIENNFWSSSITPWNQNAKPVTVSAKSFNEEVRRHNPTFVIIDIEGGEYELFKKADFYNVKKIMLELHTKLIGVEKAQFVKYRLQEAGFQINQKYSRENNGMEELFLERSN; this is translated from the coding sequence TTGAGCAAACCTACTTTGGTAGAAATGGAAGGGATAAAATTAAAAATCAATGATTATTTTTCCCAATCTATCAAAGATAATATTTATCGCGGTTATTACGAAATTTATGAGTTGAGTATTATTAAATCTCAACTTTCCCCCCAGGACATTGTATTAGAGATAGGCGCAGGAATAGGGTTTATCTCTACTTATTGCGCTAAACGAATAGGATCAGAAAAAGTTTTTTCCTATGAAGCTAATCCCGAATTAGAAAAACATATTCGGAACACCTACCAACTCAATAATGTTTTTCCCACCTTAGAGCTTTGTTTAGTCGGAAATCAAACAGGAGAACAAACTTTTTATATAGAAAATAACTTTTGGTCTTCTTCTATCACTCCTTGGAACCAAAATGCTAAACCTGTAACGGTTTCAGCAAAATCTTTTAATGAAGAAGTGCGACGACACAACCCAACCTTTGTGATTATTGATATTGAAGGGGGAGAGTATGAATTATTCAAGAAAGCAGATTTTTATAATGTGAAAAAAATCATGCTGGAATTGCATACTAAACTCATTGGTGTGGAAAAAGCACAATTTGTAAAATATCGATTGCAGGAAGCTGGATTTCAAATTAATCAAAAATATTCCCGTGAAAACAATGGTATGGAAGAATTATTTTTGGAACGCTCTAATTAG
- a CDS encoding glycosyltransferase — MPLISVIIPVFNSEKTIRGTLESVLKQSFTDLELIVINDGSQDTTLEIINQIKDSRLKVFSYPNAGVSASRNRGIFQAIGEYISFLDSDDLWTSDKLESQLKALQTNPQAGVAYSWTNYIDESGKFLYSGNKVALNGNVYEQLLLQNFIESGSNVLIRKEALNQVGGFDESLFGPEDWDLLIRLAAKYDFVVVPIPQILYRMSANSISSSIYRQEKASLKVIEKAFAQAPEALQHLKKYSISNVYKYLMFRVLVGSLERQKALTAARCFWYAVQNNPGLLSQHSKLMFIVTLKIMAGILLPSKQLQIFFIKFKKLVN; from the coding sequence ATGCCCTTAATTTCTGTAATTATTCCAGTTTTTAATAGTGAAAAAACGATTCGAGGCACACTTGAATCTGTTTTAAAGCAAAGTTTCACTGATTTGGAATTAATCGTAATTAACGATGGCTCCCAAGACACAACTTTAGAGATTATTAATCAAATTAAAGATTCTCGATTAAAGGTTTTTTCTTATCCCAATGCAGGAGTGTCTGCTAGTCGAAATCGAGGAATCTTTCAAGCCATAGGCGAATACATTTCCTTTTTAGATTCCGATGATCTCTGGACTTCAGATAAGTTAGAAAGTCAATTAAAAGCTTTGCAAACTAATCCCCAAGCAGGTGTTGCTTATAGTTGGACTAATTATATTGATGAATCTGGCAAATTTTTATATTCCGGCAACAAAGTAGCTTTAAATGGTAATGTTTATGAACAGCTTTTACTGCAAAATTTTATCGAAAGTGGTTCTAATGTTTTAATTCGTAAAGAAGCTTTAAATCAAGTCGGTGGTTTTGATGAATCATTATTTGGCCCGGAAGATTGGGATTTATTAATCAGGTTGGCAGCAAAATATGATTTTGTTGTTGTACCCATTCCTCAAATTTTATATAGAATGTCAGCTAATTCTATTTCTTCAAGTATTTACAGGCAGGAAAAAGCGTCTTTAAAAGTTATTGAAAAAGCTTTTGCTCAAGCTCCAGAAGCATTACAGCATTTAAAAAAATATAGTATTTCTAATGTTTATAAATACTTAATGTTTAGAGTTCTTGTTGGTTCTTTAGAAAGACAGAAAGCATTAACAGCTGCACGCTGCTTTTGGTATGCGGTGCAAAATAATCCCGGTCTACTTTCTCAGCATTCCAAGTTAATGTTTATAGTCACGCTCAAAATAATGGCGGGAATTTTATTGCCAAGTAAGCAATTACAAATTTTTTTCATTAAGTTTAAAAAACTGGTTAACTGA
- a CDS encoding glycosyltransferase: protein MRLISVIIPAYNSEKTIKETIESVLNQTFSDFELIVVNDGSTDSTLEIVNNIKDSRMMVFTYPNAGVAVSRNRGVSHSSGEFVSFLDADDLWTADKLEAQLKALQENPEAAVAYSWLDSIDESGNFLRQGERIKENGDIYTKLLLIPFVSSGSNGLIRRQAFIEIGGFDESLAASQDYDFYLRLAARYHFVCVPEVQILYRILSGSMSTNIHRLEATSILVRERAFQESPQPLLSKFKQYSLGNFYKDFTFKLLNMPPERERGWQATKLFWKAVEYDPALLRRRIFWKVILRIIIIIIMPSQQAEMLLGKMNKVVDIRTLYVLMRREP, encoded by the coding sequence ATGCGACTTATTTCTGTAATTATTCCCGCCTATAACAGCGAAAAAACAATTAAGGAAACCATTGAATCTGTTTTAAACCAAACTTTTTCAGATTTTGAGCTAATCGTAGTTAATGATGGTTCTACAGATTCAACCTTGGAAATAGTTAATAATATAAAAGATTCCCGTATGATGGTTTTTACTTACCCCAATGCTGGTGTAGCTGTAAGTCGGAATCGGGGAGTTTCTCATTCGTCTGGAGAATTCGTTAGTTTTTTAGATGCTGATGATTTATGGACAGCAGATAAATTAGAGGCACAATTAAAAGCATTACAAGAAAATCCCGAAGCAGCAGTAGCTTATAGTTGGTTAGATTCTATTGATGAATCAGGTAATTTTCTGCGTCAAGGTGAGCGGATAAAGGAAAATGGAGATATTTATACCAAACTTTTATTAATTCCGTTTGTATCTAGTGGTTCTAATGGGTTAATCCGTCGGCAAGCTTTTATCGAAATTGGTGGTTTTGATGAATCTCTAGCTGCTAGCCAAGATTATGATTTCTATTTACGATTGGCAGCGCGTTATCATTTTGTTTGTGTACCAGAGGTACAAATTTTATACCGGATTTTATCTGGTTCTATGTCTACTAATATTCATAGACTAGAAGCAACAAGTATATTGGTAAGAGAACGCGCTTTTCAGGAATCTCCCCAACCTTTACTCTCTAAGTTCAAGCAGTATAGTTTGGGAAATTTTTATAAAGATTTTACTTTTAAGTTGTTGAATATGCCGCCAGAGAGAGAGAGAGGCTGGCAAGCAACTAAATTGTTTTGGAAAGCAGTAGAATACGATCCAGCACTATTACGAAGGCGGATTTTTTGGAAAGTTATATTAAGAATAATCATTATCATTATTATGCCATCTCAACAAGCTGAAATGTTACTCGGTAAAATGAATAAGGTGGTAGATATTAGGACTTTATATGTTTTAATGCGTCGGGAACCATAA
- the hpsE gene encoding hormogonium polysaccharide biosynthesis glycosyltransferase HpsE — protein sequence MDSEKGDRQSSQKKVMPDFTVAIPTYNGQHRLPEVLDKLRESQLNTENFSWEILVVDNNSTDNTAKIVESYQKNWLPNSPLRYCLEKQQGAGFARQRAIKEAKSELIGFLDDDNLPAQNWIAAAYAFSQEHPKVGAFGSQIHPLYEVEPPENFQKLAPFLAITERGEKPLLYHPSSKLLPPSAGLVVRKQAWLENVPNKLILTGRANGKMLTGEDLEVLSHIQQSNWEIWYNPAMEIYHKIPHWRLEKSYLISLIRGIGLSRHVTRMVGVKAWQKPLLIPAYMVNDLKKIIFHLWKYKNKVNTDLIAACELQLYLSSLISPFFIYQKIYFGSK from the coding sequence ATGGATTCGGAAAAAGGCGATCGACAATCAAGCCAGAAAAAAGTTATGCCAGACTTCACTGTAGCTATCCCAACTTATAATGGCCAACATCGTTTACCAGAAGTACTGGATAAATTGCGAGAATCGCAACTCAACACAGAAAACTTTTCTTGGGAAATCCTAGTAGTTGATAACAACAGTACAGATAACACAGCAAAAATAGTAGAAAGTTACCAAAAAAACTGGTTGCCAAATTCTCCATTAAGATATTGCCTAGAAAAACAACAAGGAGCAGGATTTGCCCGTCAAAGAGCAATTAAAGAAGCCAAAAGTGAGTTAATTGGTTTCCTTGATGATGACAATTTACCCGCTCAAAATTGGATAGCTGCTGCTTATGCTTTCAGTCAAGAACATCCGAAAGTAGGTGCTTTTGGCAGTCAAATTCATCCACTTTACGAAGTCGAACCGCCCGAAAACTTTCAGAAACTTGCCCCATTTTTAGCAATTACAGAACGGGGGGAAAAGCCACTTTTATATCACCCTTCCAGTAAGTTATTGCCACCTTCAGCAGGATTAGTAGTCCGCAAACAAGCTTGGTTAGAAAACGTCCCGAATAAATTAATTCTCACAGGTAGAGCTAATGGTAAAATGCTCACAGGTGAAGATTTAGAAGTTTTATCTCATATTCAACAATCAAATTGGGAAATTTGGTACAATCCAGCTATGGAAATCTACCATAAAATTCCCCATTGGCGACTAGAAAAAAGTTATTTAATTTCTTTAATTAGGGGCATCGGTTTGAGTCGTCATGTCACCAGAATGGTAGGTGTTAAAGCTTGGCAAAAACCCTTATTAATTCCGGCTTATATGGTTAATGACTTGAAAAAAATTATCTTTCATCTCTGGAAATATAAAAATAAAGTTAATACAGATTTAATAGCTGCTTGTGAATTACAGTTGTATTTAAGTAGCTTAATCAGCCCATTTTTTATTTATCAAAAAATATATTTTGGTAGCAAGTAA
- a CDS encoding 2'-5' RNA ligase family protein translates to MVSSRSLFFIALLPPVSIQEEVNQIKQHFSDRYASSHAQKSPPHITLQPPFEWNRESVEVLEECLYQFASDRSEVPITLSGFAAFPPRVIFVNVLKTPELLNLQADLANYLKSTLGIVDEKFPGRLFAPHMTVAFKDLTKQNFKAAWPEFQDKPFQSEFTANQLTLLIHSKGRWNIFKEFFF, encoded by the coding sequence ATGGTGAGTTCTAGAAGTTTATTTTTTATTGCTTTGCTACCGCCTGTAAGTATTCAGGAAGAAGTTAATCAGATTAAGCAACACTTTAGCGATCGCTACGCTAGCAGTCATGCTCAAAAATCTCCCCCTCATATTACCTTACAACCGCCCTTTGAGTGGAACAGGGAATCTGTAGAAGTTTTAGAAGAGTGTTTGTATCAGTTTGCGAGCGATCGATCTGAAGTACCCATTACTTTATCAGGATTTGCCGCCTTTCCACCCAGAGTCATCTTTGTTAACGTTTTGAAAACGCCAGAACTCTTGAATTTACAAGCAGACTTGGCTAATTACTTAAAGTCAACGTTGGGTATCGTAGATGAAAAATTTCCCGGAAGACTCTTTGCACCACACATGACAGTCGCTTTTAAAGACTTAACTAAACAAAATTTTAAAGCCGCTTGGCCTGAATTTCAAGATAAACCTTTTCAATCAGAATTTACTGCTAATCAGTTAACTTTGTTGATTCATAGTAAGGGTAGATGGAATATTTTTAAAGAGTTTTTCTTCTAA
- a CDS encoding glycosyltransferase: MPLISVIIPVYNGEKTIQETIESVLNQTFSDLELIIINDGSQDATLDVVSHIRDERLKVFSYPNAGVAESRNRGISLAKGDYISFIDADDLWTKDKLESQLKALQENPQSAVAYSWTKCIDESGEMSRRGSHISVTGNVYAKLLLIDFIENGSNPLIRRQALTEIGNFDRSVVPSEDRDMWLRLAASYDFVCVPTAQILYRQLSNSASANVVKQEVASLKAIEKAFTQAPASLQHLKKHSIANIYKGLAFKALEAKPQPKQGLIAARLLWHSVKNDLTFLKTRVMWKALLKILVMVIIPPNISQYLIRKFKSIFNTTTILGYLQLELF; this comes from the coding sequence ATGCCGCTGATTTCTGTAATAATTCCAGTATATAACGGTGAAAAGACAATTCAAGAAACAATAGAATCTGTCTTAAATCAAACTTTTTCAGATTTAGAGCTAATTATAATTAATGATGGTTCACAAGATGCAACTTTGGATGTTGTTTCCCATATTCGAGATGAACGGCTGAAAGTGTTTTCTTATCCTAATGCTGGAGTCGCGGAAAGTCGTAATCGGGGAATTTCTTTGGCAAAAGGAGATTATATTTCTTTTATTGATGCTGACGACCTGTGGACAAAAGATAAGCTAGAATCTCAGTTAAAAGCACTGCAAGAAAATCCACAATCTGCTGTAGCTTATAGTTGGACAAAATGTATTGATGAATCAGGAGAAATGTCTCGCAGAGGTAGTCATATTAGTGTCACTGGAAATGTTTATGCAAAACTTTTGTTGATTGATTTTATAGAAAATGGCTCCAATCCTTTAATTCGGAGACAGGCTTTAACGGAAATTGGTAATTTTGATCGGTCAGTTGTCCCTTCTGAAGATAGAGATATGTGGTTGAGATTAGCAGCAAGTTATGATTTTGTGTGTGTACCAACTGCACAAATTTTATACCGACAATTGAGCAATTCCGCCTCTGCTAATGTTGTTAAACAGGAAGTGGCTAGCCTAAAAGCTATTGAAAAAGCTTTTACTCAAGCTCCTGCTTCTCTCCAACATTTAAAAAAGCATTCTATTGCTAATATTTATAAAGGTCTGGCCTTCAAAGCTCTGGAGGCAAAACCACAGCCGAAACAGGGTTTAATAGCAGCTAGATTACTTTGGCATTCTGTTAAAAATGATCTAACTTTCTTGAAAACGCGAGTTATGTGGAAAGCCTTGTTAAAAATATTGGTAATGGTTATTATTCCACCAAACATTTCTCAGTATTTAATTAGAAAATTTAAGAGTATATTTAATACTACTACTATTCTTGGTTACTTGCAATTAGAGCTATTTTAA